A window from Aliamphritea hakodatensis encodes these proteins:
- a CDS encoding diguanylate cyclase domain-containing protein has product MQILVVDDSALVRDLVTSIVVGAGYPQPLPAKDAREAKAHIKRSVVDLILMDISLPGVDGLQLTRQIRRNLKDDYWIPIIFLTVKDDPDYLAAAIDAGGDDYLVKPVNQVVLLAKVHAMSRISKMKAALDETNLQLSRLTQIDALTNVINRRGFDESLEHTWRLYRRNNQELCLLFLDIDDFKTYNDNYGHPQGDRCLRQVSELFKSCLRSDSDILARYGGEEFVIVLPNTTLRAAEKLAQKILHRLAQEQIEHQHSHVAPYITTSIGISTTRDGATTAQKLLSQADRSLYKAKSNGRSQICCYEDIGQSAETEL; this is encoded by the coding sequence ATGCAGATTTTAGTAGTAGATGATTCCGCGTTGGTGCGGGATCTGGTAACAAGCATTGTTGTTGGCGCCGGTTATCCGCAACCATTGCCCGCCAAAGATGCGAGGGAAGCAAAAGCGCACATTAAACGGTCTGTTGTTGACCTGATTCTGATGGATATTTCATTGCCCGGTGTGGATGGATTGCAACTTACCCGTCAGATCCGCCGTAACCTGAAAGATGATTACTGGATACCGATAATTTTCCTGACCGTCAAAGATGATCCGGATTATCTGGCAGCCGCCATTGATGCCGGTGGTGATGATTATCTGGTGAAGCCGGTTAATCAGGTGGTGTTGCTGGCGAAGGTGCATGCCATGTCCCGGATTTCAAAAATGAAGGCAGCACTGGATGAAACCAATTTGCAACTGAGCCGGCTGACTCAGATCGACGCGCTGACCAATGTGATAAACCGCCGTGGCTTTGATGAGTCACTTGAGCATACCTGGCGGTTGTACCGGCGGAATAATCAGGAACTGTGTTTGCTGTTCCTCGATATAGATGATTTTAAAACCTATAACGATAACTACGGACACCCGCAGGGTGACCGCTGTCTGCGTCAGGTCTCTGAACTCTTTAAGAGCTGCTTACGTTCTGACAGTGACATACTGGCCCGCTATGGCGGGGAAGAGTTTGTCATTGTACTGCCCAATACCACTTTGCGGGCAGCAGAAAAGCTTGCTCAGAAGATTTTGCACCGGTTAGCGCAGGAGCAGATTGAGCACCAGCATTCCCATGTTGCGCCGTATATCACCACCAGCATCGGAATCAGCACAACCCGTGACGGGGCAACGACGGCGCAGAAATTGCTCAGTCAGGCAGACCGGAGTTTGTATAAAGCGAAATCCAATGGCCGTAGTCAGATCTGCTGCTACGAAGATATCGGGCAGTCGGCGGAAACAGAATTATGA
- a CDS encoding ferredoxin--NADP reductase yields MANIATEEVLSVHHWNDTLFSFTTSRDPGFRFKNGHFVMIGLEHEGRPLMRAYSIASANHEDRLEFFSIKVQDGPLTSKLQNINVGDQILVSRKPTGTLINDNLLPGKRLFLISTGTGLAPFMSIIKDPEIYDAYDQVILTHGVRYLSELAYTDVIENQLPNDEFLGEMVSDKLLYYPTVTREKFRNNGRLTDLMVTGKLTNDLGLPDLNPEHDRFMLCGSPSMLKDTCNILESMGFHEARQGELGHYVIERAFVER; encoded by the coding sequence ATGGCAAACATAGCAACCGAAGAAGTTCTCAGCGTCCATCACTGGAACGATACTTTATTCAGCTTCACCACCAGCCGGGATCCGGGTTTTCGTTTCAAGAACGGTCATTTCGTCATGATCGGCCTGGAACATGAAGGCCGTCCGCTGATGCGTGCTTACAGCATTGCCAGCGCTAACCACGAGGACCGTCTGGAGTTTTTCAGCATCAAAGTGCAGGACGGCCCGCTGACATCTAAATTACAGAACATCAATGTGGGTGATCAGATTCTGGTCAGCCGCAAGCCTACCGGCACGCTGATTAACGATAACTTGCTGCCGGGCAAACGTTTGTTCCTGATCAGCACTGGCACCGGTCTGGCACCTTTCATGAGCATCATTAAAGATCCGGAAATCTACGACGCCTATGATCAGGTTATTCTGACCCACGGGGTGCGTTACCTGTCGGAGCTGGCCTATACCGATGTGATTGAAAACCAGTTACCTAACGACGAGTTCCTCGGGGAAATGGTGTCAGACAAGCTGCTGTACTACCCGACCGTTACCCGGGAAAAATTCCGCAATAACGGCCGCCTGACCGACTTAATGGTCACCGGTAAACTGACCAATGATCTGGGACTGCCGGACCTGAACCCGGAACACGACCGCTTCATGCTGTGCGGCAGCCCGAGCATGCTCAAGGACACCTGCAACATTCTTGAGAGCATGGGCTTCCATGAAGCCCGTCAGGGTGAACTGGGCCACTATGTCATTGAACGGGCGTTTGTTGAACGCTAA
- a CDS encoding FKBP-type peptidyl-prolyl cis-trans isomerase, producing MKITKDKVVQFHYNLSAADDSVQETSRKGNPMLYLHGHDNMIKGLEAAMNDRETGDVFSVTLAPEDAYGAFLPNCEQVIQKKHLQGKKNWKPGMVATVQTDKGLRQVTVVKVGMSKVTVDNNHPLAGKTLTFDVEVMDVRDATEEEVAHGHAHGVGGHQH from the coding sequence ATGAAGATCACCAAAGATAAGGTTGTTCAGTTTCATTACAACCTTTCCGCTGCCGATGACAGCGTGCAGGAAACCAGCCGTAAAGGTAACCCGATGTTATACCTGCATGGCCATGACAATATGATCAAAGGTCTGGAAGCGGCAATGAATGACCGTGAAACCGGTGATGTTTTTTCGGTGACACTGGCACCTGAAGATGCCTACGGCGCGTTTTTGCCTAACTGCGAACAGGTGATTCAGAAGAAGCATCTGCAGGGTAAAAAGAACTGGAAGCCGGGTATGGTTGCTACCGTTCAGACGGATAAAGGGCTGCGTCAGGTCACCGTTGTTAAAGTAGGTATGTCCAAGGTAACCGTGGATAATAACCATCCGCTGGCGGGCAAGACCCTGACCTTTGATGTGGAAGTAATGGATGTGCGTGATGCGACTGAAGAAGAAGTTGCTCACGGCCACGCGCATGGCGTAGGTGGTCACCAGCACTGA
- a CDS encoding GreA/GreB family elongation factor — MSKHTLIAAVIGQLQADLAVCEQAANEAHQAATHEESVAENQYDTLGLEASYLAEGQSRRVAEIQQEIAAWQALPETGFYEDDPVISGCLVMLQAMDTEEQRLLLLGPAAGGMKLSHAGMTVTVVTPEAPLGAQLTGKYVGDCVMIAATEFEITDVQ, encoded by the coding sequence ATGAGTAAACATACACTGATAGCTGCTGTTATCGGGCAGTTGCAGGCGGATCTGGCTGTTTGTGAGCAGGCGGCAAATGAAGCGCATCAGGCGGCAACCCACGAAGAAAGTGTGGCTGAAAATCAGTATGACACCCTGGGCCTGGAAGCCTCTTATCTGGCGGAAGGACAATCCCGGCGGGTAGCCGAAATACAGCAGGAAATCGCGGCCTGGCAGGCGCTGCCGGAAACCGGTTTCTATGAAGATGATCCGGTGATTTCGGGGTGTCTGGTTATGTTGCAGGCGATGGACACTGAAGAACAGCGGTTGTTACTGCTCGGGCCGGCTGCCGGCGGAATGAAGCTTTCCCATGCCGGTATGACCGTCACTGTTGTAACGCCGGAAGCACCGTTGGGGGCGCAACTGACCGGTAAGTATGTGGGCGATTGTGTGATGATTGCCGCCACTGAGTTTGAAATTACCGATGTGCAATAA
- a CDS encoding S-(hydroxymethyl)glutathione dehydrogenase/class III alcohol dehydrogenase, translating into MSDTMIKSKAAIAWGPGQPLSIEEIDVMPPKAGEVLVKVIASGVCHTDAFTLSGDDPEGIFPVVLGHEGGGIVEAVGEGVTSVAVGDHVIPLYTPECGECKYCQSGKTNLCQKIRETQGKGLMPDGTTRFYKDGQPIYHYMGCSTFSEYTVLPEISLAKVNPEAPLEEICLLGCGVTTGMGAVINTAKVEAGATVAIFGLGGIGLSAIIGATMAGAGRIIAIDINTSKFELARKLGATDCINPQDHDKPIQDLIVEMTDGGVDYSFECIGNTQVMRSALECCHKGWGESVVIGVAGAGQEISTRPFQLVTGRVWRGSAFGGVKGRSELPDYVERYLQGEFRLDDFITHTMGLDSINEAFELMHQGKSIRSVIHFDA; encoded by the coding sequence ATGTCAGACACCATGATCAAATCCAAAGCCGCCATTGCCTGGGGCCCCGGCCAACCGTTAAGCATTGAAGAAATTGACGTAATGCCTCCCAAAGCCGGCGAGGTACTGGTTAAAGTGATTGCCAGCGGCGTATGCCATACCGATGCTTTCACCCTGTCCGGTGATGACCCGGAAGGCATTTTCCCGGTGGTACTTGGTCACGAGGGCGGCGGCATTGTTGAAGCGGTTGGCGAAGGCGTCACCAGCGTAGCCGTCGGGGATCACGTTATTCCGCTGTACACACCTGAATGCGGCGAATGTAAGTACTGTCAGTCAGGTAAAACAAACCTGTGTCAGAAAATCCGTGAAACCCAGGGTAAAGGTCTGATGCCGGATGGCACGACCCGCTTCTATAAAGACGGCCAGCCAATCTACCATTACATGGGTTGCTCGACCTTTTCGGAATACACGGTTCTGCCGGAAATCTCACTGGCAAAGGTAAACCCGGAAGCACCGCTGGAAGAAATCTGCCTGCTTGGCTGCGGTGTGACCACCGGTATGGGCGCGGTTATCAACACCGCCAAAGTTGAAGCAGGTGCCACAGTCGCAATCTTCGGCCTGGGGGGCATCGGTCTGTCGGCCATTATCGGCGCCACCATGGCCGGTGCCGGCCGCATCATCGCCATTGACATCAACACCTCAAAGTTTGAGCTGGCGAGAAAGCTGGGCGCAACCGACTGCATCAACCCGCAGGATCACGATAAGCCCATTCAGGATCTCATCGTTGAGATGACTGACGGTGGCGTTGACTACTCATTTGAATGCATCGGCAATACTCAGGTGATGCGTTCCGCGCTGGAATGCTGCCACAAAGGTTGGGGAGAATCGGTCGTTATCGGCGTTGCCGGTGCCGGTCAGGAAATATCCACCCGTCCTTTCCAACTGGTCACCGGCCGGGTATGGCGTGGTTCGGCTTTCGGTGGGGTCAAAGGCCGTTCTGAACTGCCGGATTACGTAGAGCGTTATCTGCAGGGTGAGTTCCGTCTGGATGATTTCATCACCCATACTATGGGGCTGGACTCCATCAATGAAGCTTTCGAGCTGATGCATCAGGGCAAAAGCATTCGCAGCGTGATTCATTTCGACGCCTGA
- a CDS encoding glycine betaine ABC transporter substrate-binding protein yields the protein MTLLKQSVAAVTLALASGMAMAECGDIVVAEMDWASAEFAANLDKIILEEGFGCSVDLAPGATATTLASMESKGRPHIAPEFWSNAVRERLQQAEDNGQVIVATKLIPDAADGWYVSKSIADDYPEINSIDDVLARPELFPNKENPGKGTFVNCPSGWTCQIANTNLTKPTAYNFEKAGFIALDPGSAAGLDGTIAKSYDREEGWFGYYWQPSSVLSKYELKRLTTDADINDEHWNSCIAKEECDTPQRTNFTPTTVNTIVTTGFAGDNPDVMAYINKRAYTSDEVGKVLVYMSDNQADGEDGAIYFLENHEEIWTKWVTPEIANKVRQAIN from the coding sequence ATGACCCTATTGAAGCAATCAGTAGCCGCCGTCACCCTCGCCCTGGCATCCGGTATGGCAATGGCCGAATGCGGTGACATCGTCGTCGCCGAGATGGACTGGGCATCTGCCGAGTTCGCCGCCAACCTGGATAAGATCATCCTTGAAGAAGGTTTTGGCTGCAGTGTCGATCTGGCGCCGGGCGCAACGGCAACCACACTGGCCTCAATGGAGTCGAAAGGCCGGCCACATATTGCGCCGGAATTCTGGTCTAACGCCGTACGCGAACGGCTACAACAAGCTGAGGATAACGGTCAGGTGATCGTGGCAACCAAACTGATTCCTGATGCCGCCGACGGCTGGTATGTCTCCAAAAGCATCGCCGATGATTATCCGGAAATTAACAGCATCGATGACGTGCTGGCCCGTCCGGAACTGTTCCCGAATAAAGAAAACCCGGGGAAAGGTACCTTCGTCAACTGCCCGTCCGGCTGGACCTGCCAGATTGCCAACACCAACCTGACCAAACCCACCGCCTATAACTTTGAAAAAGCCGGTTTCATCGCGCTGGATCCGGGATCAGCAGCCGGTCTGGATGGCACCATTGCCAAGTCTTATGACCGTGAAGAAGGCTGGTTCGGCTACTACTGGCAGCCATCATCTGTACTGAGCAAGTACGAGCTGAAGCGCCTGACCACGGATGCCGACATCAATGATGAGCACTGGAACAGCTGTATCGCCAAAGAAGAGTGTGACACACCACAGCGAACTAACTTTACACCGACCACAGTGAACACCATTGTGACCACCGGATTCGCCGGCGACAACCCGGATGTAATGGCGTACATCAACAAGCGTGCCTATACCTCAGATGAAGTAGGTAAGGTGCTGGTGTACATGAGTGATAACCAGGCTGACGGTGAAGACGGTGCAATCTACTTCCTGGAAAACCACGAAGAGATCTGGACTAAATGGGTTACCCCGGAGATCGCCAACAAGGTGCGTCAGGCAATTAACTGA
- a CDS encoding SEL1-like repeat protein: MGIVVFFLISVSGCQFDWLPLKEQAPAETVSPTVSSGEYYYRLGLKHTADSQHQDLVAARQAFRQAADKDHANAQYLLALSYFNGKGGRVSYSSGLFWLEKAAANGQPEAQFRLGDIYLNGRDVDAEEAWGIHWLARAADQGHVESQYQLGIAYAAGLGWPRDLPAAWAWLSLAKRAGDESAADLLRRLQPRLSASQLAEGKQLLSGWRQVQKESSVPRGQVRFIQHALNRLGYDSGNADGWIGPVTRQAIGQFRQAKGLAGNTAAVNTALVNALRDALIQHPAASPASAAGDG, encoded by the coding sequence ATGGGAATTGTGGTTTTTTTCCTGATCAGTGTATCCGGGTGTCAGTTCGACTGGCTTCCGTTAAAGGAACAGGCGCCGGCTGAAACGGTGAGCCCCACTGTCAGCAGTGGCGAATATTATTACCGGCTGGGTTTAAAGCATACAGCTGACAGTCAGCATCAGGATCTGGTGGCGGCCCGTCAGGCGTTTCGTCAGGCCGCAGATAAAGACCACGCGAATGCTCAGTACTTGCTGGCTCTGTCTTATTTTAACGGTAAAGGTGGCCGTGTCAGTTACTCATCCGGGCTGTTCTGGCTGGAAAAGGCCGCTGCAAACGGGCAGCCAGAAGCCCAGTTTCGTCTGGGGGATATCTATCTGAACGGGCGGGACGTGGATGCCGAAGAGGCCTGGGGTATTCACTGGCTGGCCAGAGCGGCAGATCAGGGGCATGTAGAGTCGCAATATCAGTTGGGGATTGCCTATGCTGCCGGGCTGGGCTGGCCCCGGGATTTACCCGCAGCATGGGCCTGGCTGAGTCTGGCAAAACGTGCCGGGGATGAATCAGCAGCCGATCTGCTAAGGCGGTTGCAGCCGCGTTTATCGGCCAGCCAGCTGGCTGAAGGCAAACAGTTACTGTCCGGCTGGCGACAGGTTCAGAAAGAAAGCAGTGTGCCCCGGGGGCAGGTAAGGTTTATTCAGCATGCCCTGAACCGGCTGGGATATGATTCCGGAAATGCTGATGGCTGGATCGGCCCGGTTACCCGCCAGGCGATTGGTCAGTTTCGTCAGGCAAAAGGGCTCGCGGGCAATACAGCTGCCGTGAATACTGCACTGGTAAATGCATTAAGGGATGCGTTAATTCAGCACCCGGCAGCGTCGCCAGCCAGTGCGGCCGGCGACGGCTGA
- a CDS encoding LysR family transcriptional regulator encodes MKYTLRQLEVFLAVAHFDNITKAAQSLAMSQSAVSGALRDLEQQFDMQLFDRVGKRLQINELGRSLRPRVEALLERAKSLQQEMEQHQAVGELRIGATLTIGNYLAVGLMAQYMAEHPQARLDLQVANTTTITRRLVNFDIDIGLIEGEVQHPELEILPWQNDELVVFCAADNPLAQKIRLSDTDLLQANWILREQGSGTRQTFDRAMHGLLPELKVTLELEHIEAIKGAVAAGLGLGCLSRIALLEDFAQGRLVPLQVAGRDLNRRLYLMLHRHKYISAGIEHWMQLCRR; translated from the coding sequence ATGAAATATACCTTAAGACAACTGGAAGTGTTTTTGGCGGTTGCTCACTTCGACAACATTACTAAGGCCGCACAAAGCCTGGCGATGTCTCAGTCGGCTGTAAGCGGCGCGCTGCGGGACCTCGAGCAGCAGTTTGATATGCAGCTGTTTGACCGGGTAGGCAAGCGTTTACAGATTAATGAGCTGGGCCGTTCATTGCGGCCAAGGGTTGAAGCGCTGCTGGAACGGGCTAAGTCTTTACAGCAGGAAATGGAGCAGCATCAGGCCGTGGGGGAGTTGCGGATCGGGGCGACCCTGACCATCGGGAATTATCTGGCTGTGGGGCTGATGGCGCAGTATATGGCAGAGCATCCGCAGGCGCGGCTGGATTTACAGGTTGCCAATACCACCACCATTACCCGGCGGTTAGTGAATTTTGACATTGATATTGGTCTGATCGAAGGAGAGGTGCAGCATCCGGAGCTGGAAATTCTGCCCTGGCAGAATGATGAACTGGTGGTGTTCTGTGCAGCGGATAATCCGCTGGCGCAGAAGATCCGTCTCAGTGATACTGACTTGCTGCAGGCCAACTGGATTCTGCGGGAACAGGGCTCAGGCACCCGGCAAACCTTTGACCGGGCCATGCACGGTTTGCTGCCGGAACTGAAAGTGACTCTGGAACTGGAACACATCGAAGCCATTAAAGGGGCGGTTGCTGCGGGGCTGGGGCTGGGATGTTTGTCGCGGATCGCCCTGCTGGAAGATTTTGCTCAGGGGCGTTTGGTACCGTTACAGGTTGCCGGGCGGGATCTGAACCGGCGGTTGTATCTGATGCTGCACCGGCATAAATACATCAGTGCGGGCATTGAACACTGGATGCAGCTGTGCCGGCGCTGA
- the trhO gene encoding oxygen-dependent tRNA uridine(34) hydroxylase TrhO gives MSQIVVCALYKFVTLKDYQDIREPLRQLLESNGIRGTLLLAKEGINGTVAGTREGIDALLTWLKNDPRLADTVYKESFDDSNPFYRTKVKLKKEIVTMGVEGIDPKQVVGTYVKPKDWNALISDPDVILVDTRNDYEVQVGTFEGAINPETDTFREFPQYVKENLDPAKNKKVAMFCTGGIRCEKSTAYLKEQGFDEVYHLEGGILKYLEEVPEEETLWQGECFVFDNRITVNHQLEKGIYDQCHACRLPITEEEKQSDKYMQGVSCHQCYDKQDPAQRQRFIERQKQMQLAETRGEAHLGADALETIAQRREQKEQLRKEQQARNAQA, from the coding sequence ATGTCACAAATCGTTGTATGTGCGCTCTATAAATTCGTCACCCTGAAAGACTATCAGGACATCCGTGAACCCCTTCGCCAGTTGCTGGAAAGCAACGGTATCCGCGGCACACTGCTGCTGGCTAAAGAAGGCATTAACGGCACCGTCGCCGGCACCCGTGAAGGTATCGATGCCCTGCTGACCTGGCTGAAGAATGATCCCCGTCTGGCGGATACGGTTTACAAGGAATCATTTGACGACAGCAACCCGTTCTACCGCACCAAGGTTAAGTTGAAAAAAGAAATCGTCACCATGGGCGTTGAAGGCATCGACCCTAAACAGGTAGTGGGTACTTACGTTAAACCGAAAGACTGGAATGCACTGATCTCCGATCCGGACGTTATTCTGGTGGATACCCGCAACGACTACGAAGTGCAGGTCGGCACCTTTGAAGGCGCCATCAACCCGGAAACCGATACGTTCCGCGAATTTCCCCAGTATGTAAAAGAAAACCTGGACCCGGCAAAGAACAAGAAAGTTGCCATGTTCTGCACCGGCGGTATCCGCTGTGAAAAGTCTACTGCATACCTGAAAGAACAGGGTTTCGATGAGGTTTACCATCTGGAAGGCGGTATTCTGAAGTACCTTGAAGAGGTACCTGAAGAAGAAACCCTGTGGCAGGGTGAATGCTTTGTATTCGATAACCGCATCACCGTTAACCACCAGCTGGAAAAAGGTATTTACGATCAGTGCCACGCCTGCCGCCTGCCGATTACTGAAGAAGAGAAGCAGAGTGATAAGTACATGCAGGGTGTCAGCTGTCACCAGTGCTACGACAAGCAAGACCCGGCTCAGCGGCAGCGTTTTATTGAACGTCAGAAGCAGATGCAGCTGGCAGAAACCCGCGGTGAAGCCCACCTGGGTGCCGATGCGTTAGAAACCATTGCTCAGCGCCGTGAACAGAAAGAGCAGCTGCGTAAAGAACAGCAGGCCCGTAACGCACAGGCGTAA